The sequence CCGCCTGTATAAATATTCGGTACTTCCAAGCAATCGGTTCATGTTTTCTTCCGAACATTATTGCCATGTACCAACGTGAACGATTAAAATCGTTCgatatcattttatttgtaagCGTGACACGGTAACACGCGCTGATAGTGCGTATATGGATTATTGTATACGATCGTTGAAGGAACGCGTAAAACGCGGTATTTGATGATCAATATAACAAAGTAGATTTGAACACTACTGTGTTTGTGTATCGCGCAATAGATCGGTATATAATCATTCGAGGGATGGTACGTACCACAAAGTggatgtatttataaaactttattgtaacgatttttaaaaaattatttacattagtctaGCCACGAATGATTATTTGATATCGATTCGGTATCCCCTCTCTAGTCTGTTAATAATTTCCAGGGGAAAATTGCTCGTTATTTTTGTAGTGGTCTTTCGATATTTTGGGATCCACTATTCATAAAGCTTTAACAATATCTGCAGTTTTAAGTATCTATATATactaatagttttatttacattgAACCGCATGAATTGGACATTATTTCGAGAATATACCTGTTCGATCCTTCGTATTGTCTCAATGTTGTGCATTGGCATAATCAAGTGCAGTATTAAAACCATATCATAACGGTACGCATTGTCCATATTCCTTACACCGCATGCCTCTACTCGTCCTTCTCATATTTCAGATGTATTCTTTGTTATTCTTTCCGCGCGAATGAATTTCTCAAACGGTCAGCATAAGGCGATAGAAGATCGAAGATTAAAACACGGacaacatatttattatttaaacgataAGATCGGCAGGCATAGTACGCGTCAGTGGCCAAGAACAATTTCATAAATGTACAAATTCTATTCATATGGCACGGACAAGTAATAAAAATTCGACATTGTAGGACTACTTACATACATATCTCACATATTTAAAGACGAGCGTTGGGCTTTAAACACCGTTTACTTAGTTCGCAGCGCCGGCATCGGCCTGACTATCGTTTCGTTCGCATCTGGTCGATTAAATACAGACATCGACAGCCGATGACTTTAAGCCATCTTGAACTGTGACCATTTAAATTACATCACCAAACATAGGGGTCCCTTTTCAAGGGAGAATTGTTCGTCTCTTTTATAGTTTATCTCAAAGGGCGAAGTAGTCATCAATTATGATATGCTGCAAACTTTCGCGCGTACATATCGAAGAATAGTCACGATTTGCAAATGTTCATCTCGTGAAAGTATTGTCACCGGGAACACACACGGACACAACCACAATGGAACTCCCTTCAAGGAACCGGAAGGAACTTCGCCCCGTCAGAGAGGAATGAACCAGTCGTTAATCGTTCTCGTCTTCGACCAGATCGTCGTCGTCCTGACCGTAATCATCATACTGCTCCTTCAAGTCGTCGTCCTCTTTGTCCAGCGGACAGTGTATACACCTGGACTCGTTGATTCCGTAATTGATACACGTGTCCCCTATGCACTCGCAGCAACCGTCGTGAAACCATCTGTAACTGGTAGCACCCATGCTTTGGCAGGACGCTCGACATTTGTTCCAGGAGTTGCACTGAGCCATGAATGCGACCGTGCAGTTCACCGTCATCACGTTAGGCTTCAGCGGGTGAGCCTCTTCCTCGGCAGTCTCTGTAAAAAGCATCGACCGCAATGTAAATCAATAATTCTGCAAAATCCATTGCGAGGGGTAATGGAGATTAGACAAAAGAATGCAATACACACGCATATGGTACTTCATTTCTTTCTCGTATTTCGGCGTGTACAGGGACATGTCGAAGTCCACCGGAAACGTGAATGTGAGCCAGCGCTCGTGTGGATCCGGCTCAGCGGTTAACGCTTGGAACAACCCTGGCATTGGCTCGCTGAAGTCTTCCACGTGAGACTTTTTACTCAACGGGTTGTCCGTGATGTTCGGCTTCGGACAGAGGTCTGGGGACCACGAGATTTAAGATTAAGTACGGATAAGCGCAACCTTCGGTAAGCCGGTCCACGGTTACTGGAAAGGACGATACTTACCTACACACGAACAACACTCATCGTAAAGGTAGCTGAGGCAGGAGAAGCATTCTTTGCAGCAAGCACAGGTGACCAGGTCGCACTTGCAGCTCTGCGTGAGCATGCACTTGCTCACAACACTAGCGCAGATCGCTTCGTTGCAGGCCTCGGTGTAGTTCCTCGTTGCCAGCAGAAGTAAAATTCCGATGATACCCGTGACCAGTGTCCTGCTCCAACTCGTCATGATGTCCTGCAGAAACGAGCGCCGAAAGGGGTTAACCTGTTAAGTGGACGACGGCGATttcacgaaataaatcatagttatAGGAAAACTTTTGAAAACACCTTCACAGAAAAGTATAAGAATATTCTATGTTGAGAACAACCGAGAAACGCGACTTACCGCCGACGACGCGACATCGCGAAGTAGCGAGAAGTCACTTGTCTACGGAAGAGCGTGGATCGCGTACGTTGATTACGACCATGAAGCTCGATTAAGGTTATTAAGAATATTCATGAACGTGAGTCAAGATGTTGTTAAGAGGGGGATGTGACCAAAAGAACGAATTTTGAATCTACCACGTCTTCGTGCGGCCTTCTCGTTTTGCTAGATCTCATCCAGATATTGATCGATCAACGCAAGCTTTGATCTTCGATActtaaacattcaatttttgCAAATTCTACGGAAATTCTAATCGAGCGAATGCAAGGCGTGATTATCTTCCAAGCACCGTTGAAAAGTGCTGGCCGGCAACGTCGCAGGCAGAATTCGAAAACACTGATCTACGAAGAGCGCGATATTCCAGGGAGGAAAGAAGGCGATCGCGGATACACGTACAAGGATAATTCGATGCAGTACGATTGCGCGCGTAATAATTACAGCTCTCAAACGTGCCAATTAAGTGACTATTTATATCCCGCATAATCACGTCCTACGACATTTACAGTGAATTATTATTGGAAAGGAATTCCATTCCAACGACCCGTTACGTGTGTCGAACCGGGAAAAAATTGCGTTCAATTCGAACGTATTACCTCGGCGATAATAAACGCTGCGACTCGTCAACACCCGATTTCGTTACGCGATTCTCATTGCGGAGGGAAAATTCCGTGTACAAACGGGCCGTGTGCCCTCGCGCAACTTTTCGTCGGCGTTTATCCTTCTTGGCCGCACTTCAACTGACTAACAGGATCGAAAGTCCCGAGCCCCGTGTTTCACGCCACTGTCCCCACTTTTACGTTCGAGAGCTGCAGTCGTAAACGGATACCCAACCGATGGATCGGTTTTACGATGACTTCCTCCAGGTAATTGTTGGCCCGTTGTCCCTTTGTCGCTGGTGTAACCCCAAGCCACCCTTGGCAAGCGCCACTTCATTAAATCCCCTTCGGTTTTCGGCTCGCCAGCGATCCTGAGGACTGAATGAGTTAACCGTGTCCGGCACGGCAGTTTTCGAGAAATCTCAACAGATGGATGCGACGTGTGGACAACGGATCATTCGAGAAAGTTCTATTCATAGTTCGTTCATCGAACTGCGATGAAGTTCGAGGCGAAGTAACCGGCTCTCTCGGAACTGCGTGCGCGGCTCGCAATCGTACGACGGTTAACGCGCGAATGCTTTGCATTCTCGGAAATCGGAGAAGTTCACTGAATACGATTGAACTCTCGAGCTCGAAGAATACGACTGATTTTCATACGCCGAGAAACGTCTTGTCCCGAGCGTGCATCAGCGCTGGAAACCCTTCGGCGCAGACGGGAAGAAATCGGTCGCGCCCCGATCGACGGCGAGTTTCGCTTCGAATCGAAAACTCGCACGGACACGAGGTGGGGGAGTCGTGCTGCAATTTTTATTCCTCGAAGCAACTGATTGAAATGCCGTGCGGATATCCTATGCACCGAAGGAATCACGATGGAGGCGCCGCATCGCGCGCGCAGCGAGACTAGAGAGCCGGCGGTTTTAGAAAGATTCCAGCTTGTATTGAAATGTAAACGTTCGTCATCCAGGGACAAACGTGCTGCTTACAGCCTCGCCTTGTTCTGGCCCGAGGCGATGGAATAACTTCAATAACAAACGGCAATCGACTTCGTAGAAGGCACCGTGGCGTCTACCTATGTCCGCGTCGATATCGATACTTTCGAATCTCTCTCTTTTCCCACCCCACCACGGCTGCCTCATCTTCCCcattttcttctttcgcttCAAAGGAAAATCGAGTTCGGGCAATTGCGTCGCGGTAAACGCGTTGACATCTTTCTTTCGATTTCGTGGCTTTCCCGTTATTGCGCTCCTTCGGCTTTGCGACCCTCGATtccatcaatatttcatacgcCGGAAATGATACCGTTACACAGCTTAAGAATACTTCATTTCCATGGTTAAACTAAGTCGTCTTATCTGGTTTCAAATGATTTACAACTGACGTTTAGATTAATCCAAAGCGAAACAAACGAATATGGCGATCATCATGCTTGTACCATGCAAACAGTGGCTCATTCGCGCAGATAACTCGAACATGCAGGCTTTTCCTCGTTCTCGGAAGCAATAGAAAAGGGGATCTCGGTCGATCGTGAAATGGTCGACTGTAAAAGCGTGCACGTGGATGAGATAGACGGTTCTCTGGAAACGGATATCATGTGGGGACAACTTGAAGTAAACGAGTCCCAAGAAACGAACGGATGGATTTTTATCGGTCCAGAATAATCTCGGGACATCGACGGACTCGGAGCAATAGTGCGTCCGATGTTCGCTAGCGTACCGGAGACTGCAACTGCGGAGGCTCACCAAGGTGCTTGACCGCTGACAATCATGTTCCGCAAACACAAAATACTTCTCATTTAATAGTTACCGATCGCCGTGCCCGTTAAACGTGTTGCCGGCAGTTCATCGTGTtttacaaataacaaataagatGTGTATCTAAATTCTCCAACTTCACGAAGACCTTCACACGGCTACTTGATATTTCGAGTTACCAACGATTCTATACGACCGATTACATTTCACGATCCATTGTGATGCGCTGGCGAATCTCGGTCTATTGGGCAAGGATTGAAAGCGTAGTTGACACGACAGAATCGAAGGCGCGAGACGTTCGCCACGGCGGATACTAGATCCCAAAAGCGAGGTCACCGCGGATAAACCTCGGAGGAAGCATACATCATCCGATTCTCTGATCGAtggaggaggaggcggagaTCGATCGATATTTACCTTGTTAATCCTGCGTCGTGTTCCAGCGGATGAGCGGCGCGGGCAAAGCGGTAAACCTATGCGCGGGTAACTATTTTAAGAGCGCGCAACCGGTTCGCGTTGCAATTATTGCGAGACATATTTCCTCCGTGAGGTGTATCCTTTTCGTGCGAGCGAGGTTTCTCTGGTTCACAATGGGAAATCTCGGTTCCCTCATTCGTCCTGCGACACTACGATATCCTGCGGTCCCGGATGGTACACCAGCTAACTCGAGATCACTATTCGATAGACACTTTCTCCGAACACGAATTCTCTTCTGGCGTTTCTGGTGTCCACGGTGGAACCGGTTCGCGAAATTCCAATCCCGATCCCGAAGCGGAGGAGAAGAGGAAGGTGAAGACGACGACGGGAGGCGAGCGAGAGCCAGGGAATCGCGGGCCGCTGCTCGCGGAGGGGACCGTAGGGACAGAAGGAAAATTAGGTATCCTCTAAAAATCGACGCGGAGAGAGATCTGTGACGGGTGCGACGAATCGAAGAGCGGCTCTCATTGGACTGAATTAAGGAAGGACGTGGACCGAGAGAAACGGAGAAGCGGAAAGGGAAAGAGGtgaaggaggtggaggaggaggaaaaaGAGGTGTTGGCGATGGTAGCCAGGCGAGtcgtggtggtagtggtggtggtggtggcggaggAGGTGGTGGTGGTTGTGGTGGTGGTGCAGCCGCCGCAGCCGCTGGCGTAGTTGTTACCGTAAGTCGTTGCCGAACAcgctggtggtggtggttgcTGATAGCGATGGTAGTGGAAAAGGAGAGAAGAGAGCGAGCCTGTTCGCAGTCTGCTAGACTGTGCACGAACTACCAACCGAGCGAGActggttttcaattttttcccaACTTTTTGTTTTACCTGTCCCGTTGCCTCTCCTCCTCACGACGGCCCCTCCCTCCCCTTTTCTTCGACTCCCGGCTGCCCTTCACCCGTTTCTCTGACTCCCTAACTCCTCTCCAGTGTCCCTACCGCGGCTTTGGACCCTTCCTCCTCGGTTTCCTTTTCCACCGCGTATCCTTCGGCCGGTCATCCCTTGCAGCCGACGCCGGAGTAACGTGCTCGTGCCTTCGAGAGCACGATCGTTGTTAGTATCGATAACATCGGTGAACCGGGGCAACGATATCGCAGGTACGGCGACGAAACAGCGAAGACCCATTCGCCCGATCTCTTTCGACCTTCTCACCGGGAGCGACTCGAATGTTTGTCTCCTGCCAAAGATCCATCGTAGATAGATCCTAAAGAGGTCGTTTACAACCGAACTTACGATGGTAATTTAGCGAAAATTCGAAACCGGCGAGAAGAAATCACGCACGGCGTGTCTGAACGCCTCACCCGACTTCTTCGTCAAACGATTTCTGTTATTCGCCGACTTCTCGACTTCCTTCCTCCAATTAACGAGCATCGAAGATATATAGGCACATACAAAGATTTGAACGCGCGACCACGAAACGAACGAAGATCGTCGCGAAGACACAACCGTGAGAACAATCGAGCCGAGAGGAAGCTTTCGAATCAGGAATCAGGCCGCGCGAGCATGAGCTCGATCGAATGGAGAGCGCGATCTATTCGGTCGATTCGAGGAAGGACTCGAACCGGTACGCGCTGCCGCCTTTAACAGTGCTCGCAGCTACGAGACACGAGTCCGTCGTGCAACCTCTCATTTCCCTCCTACTGCAATCAACGGCATTTAAGCCTGGAGTTTCGAGCGTTTAAGTATTTAGCTGCTTCCGTCATATCTCGGGCGTATACCGAGAATTTTTTTCGTACCGCCGGACACGACGACTCCCTGGAACCCGTTTCTCGCGGTCGAATCCGTATCGCTACCAACTGGTTGCTTCTAACGTGTTCGATCATCGGAGTCGATACGGATCGGTTAAATCTGCGCGCGAAATGGGTACCGGAACCACCACATTTTCGCCACAGAGATCGAAAACGTCGAGAGCCCCCGGTGGACGGCGGTAGATGCAAAAATACAGGCAACAGGTCGAACGCGGCCATCCCCTTTTCACGTGTCGGAGCgaaataattagatattaaCGGGCGAAAGCGAGGAAGTCGAGATTAAAGAGGACGAGAACAGTGGTCCGTGTAGGAGATCGAAGAGAGAACTCGTTCCCGGCGAGCACGCGTGACTCCGCAGTCCTGCGGGATTGTTTCTCGGAGCAAGAACGAGACAAAATCGGAAAGACAAAGAAGATGTACGAATGTGTGCGTGTACGTGTGAGtgcgggaaagagagagagagagagagaaagaaagatcgaCCAAGAGCGGCAGAGGAGGAGGATACGTCAGGTATACGACGGTCGTTAGCTGGAAGAAAAATTAGCCGTTTGTCGGAGCGTTCCGTCCAAAGATGGGTCAATCAGATACGAAAACACTTGTCGGGCCGAGCATTGTCCGAGGACAACAGGTCTATGCAGGATCGTAGACACAGGTATACTTTTGTCCTAATGACCGTTCGAGGAATTCAAAGGTTCACGGGTCCCCGAACGTTCGCCGGGGTGGCCGTGATCGTTCACAAGCACTCCCCTGCCATTTTCCCGTTGAAAGCCGCGCGCGAGGCCGCGATTACGCCCCACGGTATTTCCGGAGCACGGAGTCGGTCCATCGAGCAAGCCCCCTTCCAGTTTATCGTTCGCGCCCTTTTCGAGACGAGTCTTGAATCTTTACTCCGTGTCgtccaataaattatcatttaCGCGCGCCACACCGAGATAAACACGCTCTTAACGTTTCCAGATGCCGCGTAGCCAGGATTCCTTGCCCGTTAATCGATCCTTCTCGTTTACTACCTCGCGCGACGCATTTCGCGTGTTTGTCTTGAATTACGCATTCCAGGTGCTCGGGCGATATTCTTGTTTGCGCCGCCTGTGTCTTTTTACAATTCTGTTGACATTCGTATTTCCTCATCCTCCTTTTCTTAGTCGCGATCTCATGCATCCCAATGCGAGACAGAATTTTACAGGCTGTTTGATTTTATCCAATTCCGATTCTACCTACGCTTCGTTCTCTCGGCgaatagagaaataaaaaataatttaccagCATTTGTATGGAGCGGTTGAACGGCGAGATCGTTTCGTTTGTAGTCGTTGTTTACCGTGAACCAAGTAATATGATTAATTAGTCTTAACTGTTGTCTCGTTGTTTATGTCATAATTTCGTTGCACGGTGTATTTCGATCGGCCATGGGTGTGGTTATAATTGGTTGCATACCCTATTCCTATGAGCGCATTCGATCCTTTCACCTGCTATTCAGATTTCTGCCGTCCGTCAAGGTAAAACTGTAGAAACACCTGTCCGATCGTATCGAAAATTCGACGTTTCTTTGAACTTGTCGATATTCACGCGTGTGTTgtttgttttactttttttaaGGGTGCAATGAAACCTTCGGTCTATTAACGGGAACAGGCTTCCAAGATTTGTTACGGGCACTGTTAATCCATAATTCATGTCGcgtttcatttcgcaattattacgtacagtaacatttattcaattacCGGATTGTACGAGCCGAACGAATTAAACGTCATCTTGTTCCAAAGGACGAAATAGCGCGTGAAGCCACATACGCAGAATATCGTAAATATTCTGCACGTAACAGGATGAAATCAGTTTACATTAAACGCGTTAATCAACGCGCAATAACATTGATTAAGGATCAAAGGTGACTTGAATTCGAACAAAACGAGCATTCATGGACCGATTTGAAacgtattaaattatacatttccaGGCAATTTAACCGGGGAACAGGAGTTAACTCATCATTGCCACTATCGTACTGAAATATTGATGTTTTTACAAATTGTTTCATTCTTCAAAAATCAAGATCTCAAAGACTGAGTGTTAATACGACGGATGCAACAAACGATAGAAAAGCGGAAACGCACTTTTGAGTATTCGATTAAAAGAGAACAAAGTGCTTCTgtgtccgagaaaattcatCAATTTTCATGCAAATCCATTTAacttatttaatcattttgtttCGTCATATTTGATTGTGCAGTCTACGaacacatttataatttatttctgtatttcaattttaaattgtgaATGAATTTTGAATGAATATAAAGAAGTCCAATGGAAACATCTTTTATGTATTACTGCTGCCATCTAGCCGAGGAACAGCGTATCATCGACAACGCGACATCTCCGATTGCGAATTCACGAAATGCCGACGAACAGCCGAGACCGTGTATCGTGAATAAATCAGTACCAATCGGTACTGACCGGTACCAATTACTGCATATTAATCTCAcatttttgttcatttgttCGCGCGTGTCTGCAAAAATTTCTATCGTGGCTGTGACGTCACGCGATATCCATTACTGGCATCGGTGATCGTCGTCAGCAGCAGCGAGTCGTCAAGTGGGGAACTCCCATGGATCTTTCTCCGTATCAGTGAAAATCCTGCGTGCGAGGTACACGTCACTGTTCGTTTCCGAAACAAATGTCGCACCCATCTGTCGATGTTGATCGGCGCAATTAGTCGCGAGTATACcgttaacaaatattttcggTCAGTTTATCTACCGTCTTATcctgataaatattatttgttcctAATGTACTTATCTCCCGGCTAATTCTCCTATACGCACGATTAGATGAGATTCTGGTTACTTACTTGTGCAGCAAGTTCCGCGTATTTTCATTGATTAGATTTGAAGCAAGAACGGCCAGTTTTTTCTTGTTGCGTCGAGTGAAAATTTGTTACATATCTCCGCTACTTTCACCGAGACTTACGGACGTAACGGTAAACCgcgatattaaaaagaattctctgtatatgtattttttttgtaCGTGACCTCATTCCGCCTGTTTGACTTAGAAATTGTGAGTAtttgtttcgttatttattcaatattcaattccgTTTGTTCGAAAGATATCGTGATTTTTACGCTCGTGCAACAACTGTGACACGCGTAGAATAACGTAGGGTTAACGATTACTGtttcgaatgtttctaatgTTTTAGTCGGTCACTCAGCTGTTGCAATCATTGACACGTATTCGACCTCTTGCAACAGTGTTTATGGAGCATACAATCGTATTCTCCCGTTTTTTCTCGAATCTTCTCGttaattcgtttaatttacttatttaatcaGCGGTTCATTATTTACTTGTGCGTAGTGAAAGTgcattcaatttgaaaaaagaaagtgCTTACAATCAGTGAAAGTTTTAACTGAATTTTATCATTGCTTTCAGCTATTGAAATCTGCATTTTATTGTGAAAAATGCAGTACTTCCTGATATTTATTTTGACATGTGCAATGGTGCAATATGTTGTTGCACCACCTGTAAACCAGAAGAAGAAGGATGGAGAACACACTAACGAAAATGAAGTAGAAGACATGGATGAAATGGTATGATCTTTCTACAAGGTTGagtttataatttgtttaacaaaaattatagaatgtattGTATACATAGGGAGACATTATGGAGTATCGTAGGTACCTGATGGAAGTGATTGGAGTATTAGAGACTGACCCAGAGTTTCGGGCAAAGTTGGAAAATGCAAACCAATCAGACATACACGTAAGTTCAGACTTTATAGTATTTTTCCaacaaaaaaagtataaaaaaagaatCTTAAGATTCTATTTATGTGTAAATACTAATTTCATTAGACAGGGAAAATAGCTGATCAACTACAATTTGTGAGTCATAATGTTAGATCAAGATTAGATGAGATAAAGAGAACAGAATTAGAAAGATTAAGACACCTTGCAACAAAAGAGAATGAATTGAAGAATGGTTTAGACGTTGATCATCTGAAAATAGCTGAACATCTGGATCATACTAATACACGTTCATTTGAAATACaagatttaaagaaattaattgcaaaggtaatgtattatttatcgtataataatattggttgttataaatgaaaataatgtagttTTTGATGCATGACACAGACTACAAAAGATTTAGCAGAGGCCGATAGAAAAAGGAGAGAGGAATTCAAACAGCATGAAATGGAAGTGAAATTTGAAGAACAGGAACAATTAAAACGTAAAAGTATATTGTAGTAACAAGTCAgatgttttctatattattttagttctctaaatattactttttatataatatgctGTCTGTTTTTGGTATAGATATGAGTGATGCAGAACGACATAAGTACGAACAAGAACAATTGGAACTTAAAGAGAAACACAAAAAACATAAGCCTGTAagttaattgtaattgtttatataatttatataggtCAGTCTATTCTTAATaggatttttatttatagatacatCATCCAGGTAGTAAACAGCAACTGGAAGAAGTATGGGAAGCACAAGATCATATGAATCCTGATGATTTTAATCCTAAAACGTTTTTCTATATGCATGGTAATATAtgacttattaattattatttcataatttacattaaattaactGTTCTTTAACATTAGTTTACGAATGTTTCAGATATTGATGGTAATGGAGTGTGGGATCAAGATGAAGTTAAAGcactattttttaaagaattagaTAAGATTTATGTTCAAGGCGCATCAGGAGAGGAACTCGTAAAGCGTGCGGAAGAGATGGAAAGAATGAGAGAACACGTTTTTCATGAAGCCGATCTTAATAAAGACTCCCTTATCAGGTATATAcataaatcttttatttatcataaacaaagtttttttattttactatattatttcAGTTACGAAGAATTTCTAGAGCAAACTAAGAAACCAGATTTTCAACGAGACGAGGGATGGCAAGGATTGGACGAGGAACAAATTTTTACTCAAGAAGAGTATCAAGCTTTTGAAAGGCATAAGCAAGAAGAGATCCAAAAGATGGTTGCTCAAGGAATGATGGTAAGTATCTAAGAATATACtgaattgtaaaaaaaattaatttttcataaattataaatacttcaaGATTGTACATTTCAAGTTTTTGACATTTTTATAACACGAGTTCGACTAACTACTTGTATAACCTACTTACTTTTAAGTTAAGTATAgtaataattgaaacaaatgaaataaactaaCGAGTTAAAGAATTAACAGCGATAATAAGTTACATCAAATAATGTTCGTTTGTaaagatttctttatttaataggAACTGTTTGAgtagtttattaataatacttttgcACTTTCTGTTGCTGTTATTAGCTACCGCAACACCAAGGTGGCATACCAGTACAACatgaaatggtaaaatattgtaatgttaCTAGTAATGTTTCCAAAAACCCGTgttataaaaaaggaaaatatatttattaaaattaacaggATTTTCAGCATCCCCAGCAGCAGTTCCAAGAACATCCACAGTACCATCAACAACAGCCTATGGGGGTTCCTCAGCAACAATATCCTAATCATGTACCAGTGCAATTAAATCATGGTCAAATGCCTCAACAGTATCATCCACAGTTATCAGGGCAGCAACAATTTCAAGGTCAAGCACACTTGAACCAGCAATATCAACCAATGCCCCCACAGCAATTGCATGGATCAATACCGGTCCAGCAACCTCAAGGACAAATTCCAATTCAGCCTCAGGGACAAATTCCGGTTCAGCCTCAAGGACAAATTCCGGTTCAGCCTCAAGGACAACTTCCGGTTCATTCCCAAGGACAACTTCCGGTTCAGCCTCAAGGAGTTAATCAGCAGCAGAATCCCGTGCATCAAGTACCACAAAGTGTGCCAGGCAATGCGGCATCACAGCAACATAATCAATTAAACTCGCAGCCGGCACAGGCGGCCGTGCAGCAGgagattaatagaaataatattcaaactgGTGGCAAAGCATGAATTTTCATCTTTAAAACTTTACTGATGAAGGGTGCGTATTGCCAGGTGAGAAGCTCTAAAGATTCGATGAGATTGGGATGTTAAGTTTGAAGGAGATAACTATAAAGCTACTCTGTCTTACTACTTCCATGTCTTTGTCACATTTGTCAGCCCATTAATTCTATT comes from Nomia melanderi isolate GNS246 chromosome 7, iyNomMela1, whole genome shotgun sequence and encodes:
- the LOC116424939 gene encoding twisted gastrulation protein homolog 1-A isoform X1, translated to MRSSKTRRPHEDVDIMTSWSRTLVTGIIGILLLLATRNYTEACNEAICASVVSKCMLTQSCKCDLVTCACCKECFSCLSYLYDECCSCVDLCPKPNITDNPLSKKSHVEDFSEPMPGLFQALTAEPDPHERWLTFTFPVDFDMSLYTPKYEKEMKYHMQTAEEEAHPLKPNVMTVNCTVAFMAQCNSWNKCRASCQSMGATSYRWFHDGCCECIGDTCINYGINESRCIHCPLDKEDDDLKEQYDDYGQDDDDLVEDEND
- the LOC116424939 gene encoding twisted gastrulation protein homolog 1-A isoform X2, yielding MTSWSRTLVTGIIGILLLLATRNYTEACNEAICASVVSKCMLTQSCKCDLVTCACCKECFSCLSYLYDECCSCVDLCPKPNITDNPLSKKSHVEDFSEPMPGLFQALTAEPDPHERWLTFTFPVDFDMSLYTPKYEKEMKYHMQTAEEEAHPLKPNVMTVNCTVAFMAQCNSWNKCRASCQSMGATSYRWFHDGCCECIGDTCINYGINESRCIHCPLDKEDDDLKEQYDDYGQDDDDLVEDEND